The DNA sequence TACCAACAATGGCTGGATTTTGCGAAATGGTCTAGTGGTATTCCAGTTTTGTATTTCGATGATTCTGACTGCTGCGACCTTGATGGTGTACAAGCAGCTTCAATATACCCAGGAGAAATCCTTGGGATACGTGACCGAAGGCATTGTGAGCATCGAACGGTTGGGGCCTCTGGAGGACTCCCGAGATGCACTCCGTGAAACGCTCTTGAAACATCCCAGTATTCATCAGGCCGCATTCAGCAATACCATGCCCGGCAATTTCTATTTCGGGGCGATGTTCCAGAAGCCTGAAAACAAGGAGATTGTGACCATTCGTGGGATGGTGGTGGATGAACACTACGCCGAGACCATGAAGATGGAGATGGCATCCGGCCGATGGTACGAACAGGATCGAGCCGATTCGGCTTCCCTCATCCTCAATGAAGCGGCAGTGAAGGAATTTGGCTTGGCGGGCGACCCCATCGGTCAACAGGTGAGGTATTTCGACGGGCAAGCATACGGCCGCTACACGGTCGTCGGGGTGGTCAAGGACTTCCACTTCCAGTCCCTGCATACCGAGATTGCGAGCTTGGCGCTATTCCATGTGGACAGCGAAATCGGCGGAGAAGATGTCCTCACCCTTCAGGTGGATATGCGGGACTTGTCCGAGACACTGGTTTTCCTGGAAGAGACTTGGCAGGAATTTGCCCCGCAACATCCATTCATCGCAGAATTTTTGGATGAGGAACTGGCGGAGATGTATCTCAAGGAAGAGACCGATGCCCGCTTATTCGGTTATTTCGCGCTGCTGGCGATTGTGATCGCGTGCGTCGGACTGTTTGGCCTGAGCGCATTTACGACTCGGCAGCGCGCCAAGGAAATCGGCATTCGCAAGGTGCTTGGAGCCACCTCTTGGCAGATGGTGGTGATGCTTTCCCGAGAGATTACCGTGCTGGTCGGAATCGCCCTGTTGATCTCCATTCCACTGGGCTGGTGGCTGATCGATGAATGGCTTTCAGGATTCACCTATCACGTCAAATTGGGCGTCTGGGTATTCATCGCGGCGGGTTTGGCTGCATGGATGATCGCCATCGGGACGGTCGGTTACCAATCCCTCCGAGCGGCCCAGACCAATCCGGCAGACACATTGAAGCAAGAATAAGGATCATATTGGAGACAGCTTCAATGATGGGGCTGTCTCCAGCAAATTTTGCATGCCTAAGATGGGAATTTGGGCGTGTCTCGGCGTGCTGGGGATGGTGGGCCTTTCCGGGCAGTCGAGTCGCCGAGTCAGCACCTTCCGGGCTCGCTGGTCGCTCGGTCAGTGAATCCCGTTGAATCAAATCCCCAATTCCCCTCTTCAACATGACGGCGATTTGGGCACATTGCCCTTTCTCACCGACTGAACCCTTCAGGCGCTTCACGCCGCTCCAATCAACCGCACATATACCGCTAGATTTTCCCATTCTCAACATGCTTCCTCAAAAAATGTGCGGATGGCCTTGCCGCGGCGATAGGGATGGGAGGGGCGAGGCAAAGCCGAGGTCGGAGGGAAGATCATCGGATATCCTTGGGATTCTCTCGATGGCAAATGGCCACACAGATCTTTGGGATCGTCCATGATGCCCCGAGGACGGAAGCGCCAGCGTACCCCCGGATCAGCCCGACCCTGCGACTCCGATCCCAAGCAGGAAACCATCTGCCGATACGCAGGGGATCGCCCAAATGAGCATTTCTATATTTCCCACAGTAGACATATTTCTGTGAAAACTGTGGTATGGACTCCGGAAAATCGGCTAATTCAGGAGTAGAAAACATGCGCTACTCAATTTGAAACTGAGGAGCATGTCCTTCCACGCATACGCAGAGTTTAGGGATGCGTATTTATAGATAACATTGATCATGATGACACGATTCAGTTTGTTGATCCTCCTCATGTTTGGAGTAGGGATTTCCGGTGGTCTATTTGCCCAAAGGGCTTCGATTGCGGACCATCGCATGGCCTTTTTGGAGCTAGGCTATCCGCTGCTGGGGTTTGGTTTCCCTTCAGAGCTCTCGCCTATGAACAAGGGTATCTATGCGGGTCTGGGCATATCCACCCGATCGAAGATATTTGAATGTGGGATCTTTTGGGATGCCCAACAACGTCAAGGGAATTTTCTGTATTTCCCGCTCGAACATGGAGAATTACGGCAGAAGGAGTATGATTTGGAGGGGCGTCTACACTGCTTTGGCGTGAAGGGGACAATGCAGTATGCACAGCTTTTGGAGCAATTTTTTGAGATCCGATTGCCTTGGGGACTGGATATTTATCAATCGGTATATGCGGGGATTTTGGTCTCCGATGTACGGCTATCCCAAGAGGCGATGGATGATGGAGTAGTTCTTGGGTTTGGATCGCAGTTGGGAGCTGCCAACTTTCCGGATATTCCCGGCAGTCCATCTCCTAGATTTGGGCTTACTTCGGGCGTTGCTGCCTTGGTACCCAAGACTCCCTTGAAGGTTTTCGGGGAATTCGGCTTCGGTCCACTCGAACACATCAAGGTTGGCTGTAGAATCACGATGGGCCGAAATGCTCCATAGGTGGGACTGTTTGGGAGAATTGCCAGATAGCATTTCACGAATCCACCAAAACTGCATTCAATCAAAAACGGCCACCCGAAAGGATGGCCGTAAATTTTTGCGGAAAATAGCCAGCCATGTAGGCCGGCCCATTTACAACAAACAAACACAGTATGACTTGATCCGTGTGTTATGCCTCGATGAGGCGCTCCACGAGGATATTGGTCTTGTTGTTCATGACTTCGACAACGCCACCTTCGGCATTGAAGGTCAAATTCTCTCCAGATTCGGTAACCACCTTGACTTTGCCTTTACCCAAAGTCGCGATGATCGGTGCGTGATTGAACAGCACTTGAAAGCTTCCCTGCGAACCGGGAACACTTACACTTTCCACCAAGCCTGAGAAGATGTTGGATTCGGGAGTTACGATTTCCAAATCAAAATGCTTCATGGCTCAGGGGATTAAGCGTATTCTTTCAAGAGTTTTTCACCTTCTGCGATGGCTTGGTCGATGCCACCACGGAGGTAGAACGCCTGCTCTGGCAAGTGGTCCAATTCACCGTTCAGGATCATGTTGAATCCACGGATGGTATCGTCGATCGCAACGAACTCACCTGTGATACCCGTAAACTGGGCAGCAACGAAGAACGGCTGGGAGAGGAACTTCTGTACCTTACGCGCACGGTCTACAGACAATTTGTCCTCGTCGGACAATTCATCCATACCCAAGATCGCAATGATATCTTGCAATTCCTTGTATTTCTGCAACAATTGGATGACGCGCTGTGCACAAGTGTAGTGCTCATCGCCTACCAAGTCAGGCTGCAAAATCCGGCTGGTGGACGTCAATGGGTCTACCGCAGGATAGATACCCAAGGAAGCGAGGGAACGAGAAAGCTCG is a window from the Pontibacter sp. G13 genome containing:
- the atpC gene encoding ATP synthase F1 subunit epsilon, which gives rise to MKHFDLEIVTPESNIFSGLVESVSVPGSQGSFQVLFNHAPIIATLGKGKVKVVTESGENLTFNAEGGVVEVMNNKTNILVERLIEA